A single genomic interval of Selenobaculum gibii harbors:
- a CDS encoding response regulator → MIKLRKIRLLVVDDSRISHAMIEGVLARTNFEICGSAKNCAEAVELYKELKPDAVTMDMNLPDADGLECSRRILEINPKAKIIMISAMRDAKLMMRGRTVGISSFLQKPLNATELIDTLKIACGFTDGDMSILQETYVKPFVKVLQQNLFSLAGVHSKVSVEQDTSSRILADGIAIIIGITGKPIGRMILHSDFDTMYNFAQMVLGEVENVTEEEANDSMEELANIIAGRSVSIINDICKDKEIRITPPGTICGNNLGIVNPKLTSFNVEAVTRLGVFKMNIGFAGGE, encoded by the coding sequence GTGATAAAGTTGCGTAAGATTCGTTTATTAGTGGTAGATGACTCTCGGATTAGTCATGCAATGATAGAAGGTGTATTGGCGAGAACTAATTTTGAAATATGCGGCTCTGCTAAAAACTGTGCAGAAGCGGTAGAACTGTATAAGGAACTAAAACCTGATGCGGTAACTATGGATATGAATCTACCTGATGCAGATGGGTTAGAGTGTAGCAGGCGGATATTGGAGATTAATCCCAAAGCAAAAATTATAATGATTAGCGCAATGCGGGATGCGAAACTTATGATGCGAGGAAGAACAGTAGGAATTTCATCTTTTTTACAAAAACCGTTAAATGCAACTGAACTTATTGATACGTTAAAAATTGCGTGTGGATTTACTGATGGTGATATGAGTATTTTACAAGAAACTTACGTGAAGCCTTTTGTAAAAGTATTGCAACAAAATCTATTCAGTCTCGCTGGGGTACATAGCAAAGTTTCTGTAGAACAAGACACGTCTTCAAGAATTTTAGCAGATGGAATTGCTATTATTATTGGAATTACCGGGAAACCGATAGGTAGAATGATTTTACATTCTGATTTTGATACGATGTATAACTTTGCGCAGATGGTGTTGGGGGAAGTTGAAAATGTAACGGAAGAGGAGGCAAACGATAGCATGGAAGAACTTGCAAATATTATTGCTGGTAGAAGTGTCTCAATTATCAATGATATTTGCAAAGACAAAGAAATCCGCATCACACCGCCAGGAACGATTTGTGGAAACAATTTAGGTATAGTTAATCCAAAACTAACATCATTTAATGTTGAGGCTGTAACGAGATTAGGTGTATTTAAAATGAATATTGGCTTTGCTGGAGGAGAGTAA
- a CDS encoding chemotaxis protein CheX, translating to MDVKLINPFIDAVTTVMPQMGFQDIAKGKVSVREKSAMSLGVTVLVGVTQAVRGNVAYNMTDDTAKFIASTMMCGMPVENFDDMAQSAISEMANMLTATAATNLTTMGYAVDISTPTLTVGDGFNVKISNSQYLVIELLISSKPFEINIALE from the coding sequence GTGGATGTTAAATTAATAAACCCATTCATCGATGCTGTTACTACAGTCATGCCACAAATGGGATTCCAAGACATCGCAAAGGGAAAGGTTTCTGTCAGAGAAAAATCTGCGATGAGTTTGGGCGTTACTGTTTTAGTTGGTGTGACACAGGCAGTTCGAGGGAATGTAGCATATAATATGACAGACGATACAGCGAAATTCATCGCTTCAACAATGATGTGTGGTATGCCGGTAGAAAATTTTGATGATATGGCACAAAGTGCTATTTCAGAAATGGCAAATATGCTCACTGCAACAGCGGCAACAAATTTGACGACAATGGGATATGCTGTAGATATATCTACGCCAACATTGACAGTTGGTGATGGTTTTAATGTAAAAATCAGCAATTCCCAATATCTTGTCATTGAATTATTAATTAGTTCTAAACCATTTGAAATTAATATTGCGTTAGAATAA
- a CDS encoding aminotransferase class I/II-fold pyridoxal phosphate-dependent enzyme: MSWSKRISPSVNAIAPSGIRRFFDIAAEMEDVISLGVGEPDFITPWHIRESCVYGLEQGYTAYTANRGLLELREEIVRLLLRDHQVSYDPKKEVLITVGVSEALDLALRTVVSPGDEVLIPEPCYVSYKACVTLAGGNPIGVPTSIENEFRITVEDLEKHLTPKTKVLLIGYPNNPTGAVMTKEGLLEIAKFAEAHDLIVISDEIYSNLVYGDAVHTCFSALPNMQDRTILLNGFSKSYAMTGWRIGYALANPEFISAMTKIHQYTMLCAPITAQIAAVEALRHGESNMKKMVAEYDRRRHLILDGMRNMGLECFEPKGAFYIFPCIKNTGLSSEEFAEQLLRSERVALVPGNAFGESGEGFVRCSYATSVSKISEALNRIENFVKKHIR, from the coding sequence ATGAGTTGGTCAAAACGTATTTCCCCTTCGGTAAATGCAATTGCTCCCTCTGGAATTCGTCGTTTTTTTGATATTGCCGCTGAAATGGAAGACGTTATCTCTTTAGGTGTAGGAGAACCTGATTTTATTACACCTTGGCACATTCGCGAGAGCTGTGTTTACGGTTTAGAACAAGGATATACCGCATATACCGCAAACCGTGGATTATTAGAGCTTCGTGAGGAAATTGTCCGTTTATTATTAAGAGATCATCAGGTCTCTTATGATCCCAAAAAAGAAGTTCTGATTACCGTTGGCGTAAGTGAAGCTCTTGATCTAGCACTCCGTACTGTAGTTTCACCTGGAGATGAAGTTCTGATTCCCGAGCCTTGCTACGTTTCTTATAAAGCTTGTGTGACACTTGCTGGAGGAAATCCTATTGGCGTGCCAACAAGTATTGAAAATGAATTTCGTATAACAGTTGAAGATTTAGAAAAACATCTTACACCCAAAACAAAGGTTTTACTTATCGGATATCCCAATAATCCAACTGGCGCAGTTATGACGAAAGAAGGATTGCTCGAAATAGCTAAATTTGCTGAAGCACACGATCTTATCGTTATTTCCGATGAAATCTATTCAAACTTAGTCTATGGTGATGCAGTTCATACATGCTTTTCAGCACTTCCTAATATGCAAGACCGTACCATCTTATTGAATGGTTTTTCAAAATCTTATGCCATGACTGGCTGGCGCATTGGGTATGCATTAGCAAATCCAGAATTTATATCTGCAATGACCAAAATTCACCAATATACAATGCTCTGCGCACCAATTACCGCACAAATTGCCGCAGTAGAAGCACTTCGCCATGGCGAATCCAATATGAAAAAGATGGTAGCTGAATATGATCGCCGCCGCCACCTAATTCTTGATGGAATGCGTAATATGGGCTTAGAGTGTTTTGAACCGAAAGGCGCATTCTATATTTTCCCTTGCATCAAAAACACCGGTCTTTCTTCTGAAGAATTCGCAGAACAACTGCTTCGCAGTGAGCGCGTTGCTTTAGTACCTGGAAACGCATTTGGAGAAAGTGGTGAAGGATTTGTTCGTTGCTCTTATGCTACATCAGTAAGTAAAATTTCAGAAGCATTAAACCGCATCGAAAATTTTGTAAAAAAACATATCCGCTAA
- a CDS encoding Lrp/AsnC family transcriptional regulator: MKQLLELLEHDAKRPVEELAAMLNRSVYEVSEQIKQLEKDKVILKYNTLINWEKFGIDSVTATIEVKVTPQREVGFDAIAERIYRFAEVRSVYLMSGGFDLLVMIEGKTLKDVSNFVSTRLATIDGVISTHSNFMLKAYKKDGVIINDQEKDRRLVVSP, translated from the coding sequence ATGAAACAATTACTTGAACTTTTAGAGCATGATGCGAAACGACCGGTTGAAGAACTAGCTGCCATGTTAAATAGATCTGTATATGAAGTAAGCGAACAAATCAAACAGTTAGAAAAAGATAAAGTTATCTTAAAGTACAATACTTTAATCAACTGGGAGAAATTTGGCATAGACAGTGTAACAGCAACGATTGAAGTAAAAGTGACGCCACAGCGCGAAGTTGGATTTGACGCAATCGCTGAACGTATTTATCGATTTGCCGAAGTTCGTTCAGTATATCTTATGTCTGGTGGTTTTGACTTACTTGTTATGATTGAAGGTAAAACTTTAAAAGATGTCTCCAATTTCGTATCTACTCGCCTTGCAACAATTGATGGTGTTATCAGTACACATAGCAACTTTATGTTAAAAGCGTACAAAAAAGATGGCGTTATTATCAACGACCAAGAAAAAGATCGTAGATTGGTGGTGTCACCATGA
- a CDS encoding YhcH/YjgK/YiaL family protein, producing the protein MIVGHIRNLENEKYRFPASIKKALHFLKEQNLSKLNDGKYEIDGEKIFAMVSSYMSKERSECRAETHRKYIDVQFIVEGEELMGYCALNPVLEIEEDCAEERDAIFYKALIPESDIILSQGMYAVIYPHDVHRPCCFLDQPQRVKKVVIKVSIDTLEK; encoded by the coding sequence ATGATCGTAGGTCATATTCGTAATTTAGAAAATGAGAAGTATCGTTTTCCAGCAAGTATTAAAAAAGCTTTACATTTTTTAAAAGAACAGAATCTTTCAAAATTAAACGATGGAAAATATGAAATTGATGGTGAAAAAATTTTTGCTATGGTTTCTAGTTATATGAGTAAAGAACGCAGTGAGTGTAGGGCTGAAACACATCGAAAATATATTGATGTGCAGTTTATTGTAGAGGGAGAGGAGCTGATGGGGTATTGTGCATTGAATCCTGTGCTGGAAATTGAAGAAGACTGCGCTGAGGAACGCGATGCTATCTTCTATAAGGCTCTCATTCCAGAAAGTGATATTATCTTAAGTCAGGGAATGTACGCAGTAATTTATCCTCATGATGTGCATCGTCCTTGTTGTTTTCTTGATCAACCACAGAGGGTAAAAAAGGTTGTTATTAAAGTTAGTATTGACACTTTGGAAAAATAA
- the speD gene encoding adenosylmethionine decarboxylase produces MDIREINKLKLYGFNNLTKSLSFNMYDICYAKTAEHKKEYIEYIDEEYNAERLTNILTEVAHIIGANILNIAKQDYEPQGASVTMLISEEPVEPVSEAVVCHLDKSHITVHTYPESHPDQGISTFRADIDVSTCGKISPLKALNYLLKSFCSDIAIVDYRVRGFTRDVNGKKFFIDHKINSIQNYIDQEIRNKYQMIDVNVYQEHIFHTKMLLREFDLDNYLFGTPKNELTIGEKKKIKQRLKKEMAEIFYGRNIPKVRGTLSEGS; encoded by the coding sequence ATGGATATTAGGGAAATAAATAAATTGAAATTATATGGGTTTAATAATTTAACGAAAAGTTTGAGCTTTAATATGTATGACATTTGTTATGCAAAAACAGCTGAGCATAAAAAAGAATATATTGAGTATATTGACGAAGAATATAATGCTGAAAGACTCACTAATATCCTCACTGAGGTTGCGCATATCATTGGTGCTAACATTTTAAATATTGCGAAACAAGATTATGAACCGCAAGGTGCCAGCGTAACGATGTTGATTTCTGAAGAGCCAGTAGAACCAGTATCAGAAGCAGTAGTTTGTCATTTAGATAAAAGTCATATTACTGTTCACACGTATCCGGAAAGTCACCCTGATCAAGGAATTTCGACGTTTCGTGCCGATATTGACGTATCGACCTGTGGAAAAATTTCACCGCTTAAAGCATTAAACTATCTTTTAAAGTCTTTTTGCTCTGATATTGCGATTGTTGATTATCGGGTGAGAGGTTTTACACGTGATGTAAATGGTAAGAAATTCTTCATTGACCATAAAATTAACTCAATCCAAAATTATATTGATCAAGAAATTAGAAACAAGTATCAGATGATTGATGTTAATGTATATCAAGAGCATATTTTCCATACGAAAATGCTTTTACGTGAATTTGATCTTGATAATTATTTATTTGGGACACCAAAGAATGAATTGACCATTGGTGAAAAGAAAAAAATTAAACAACGCTTGAAAAAGGAAATGGCAGAAATTTTCTATGGGCGTAATATTCCAAAAGTAAGAGGAACTTTATCCGAGGGCTCATAA
- a CDS encoding phosphoribosylformylglycinamidine synthase, translated as MGVKRIYVEKRQGFDIPAQALFADLVESFSLDKLKRVRMINRYDIEGISDEEYAKARNIVFSEPPVDLVYDEELPQMNNTRIFAVEYLPGQYDQTADSAAQCVQLLTQKERPVISTARVIALVGDITDEEFVKIKSYCINAIESREASLEKPQTLNLQVEIPADVKILTGFVKKNDAQLKAFMEEQGFAMSFEDLKFCQSYFRDTEKRDPSITEIKVIDTYWSDHCRHTTFMTKVEAVEFEDGYFSEPIKEAYRLYLKDREFVYGDTDRDITLMDIAVIGMKQLRKLGKIQDLDISEEINACSIVVNADIDGKNEDWLVMFKNETHNHPTEIEPFGGAATCLGGAIRDPLSGRSYVYQAMRVTGCADPRTTVADTMAGKLPQKKITLGAATGYSSYGNQIGLATGQVAEVYHENFVAKRLEVGAVIAAAPKCNVVREVPAVGDVVVLVGGKTGRDGCGGATGSSKEHTEESLTSCGAEVQKGNAPTERKIQRLFRNPEVSRMIKRCNDFGAGGVAVAIGELTDGLVINLDAVPKKYEGLDGTELAISESQERMAVVIKKADVERFVRYADEENLEATLVAEVTDNERLTMNWRGKPIVSLSRDFLNTNGVKQVVDVKVAAPVEKENYLRKIPVAVEDQMDDLEKAWLANLSQLNVCGQKGLVERFDATIGANTVLMPFGGKYQKTPAEGMVAKLPVLGGETNTATAMTFGFDPYLLEWSPFHGAMYAVVESVAKIVALGGHYDSIRLTFQEYFERLGKESIRWGKPFSALLGALKAQHEFAIPAIGGKDSMSGTFKDINVPPSLISFAVDVVEADKVISPEFKKGNSRVVVVPAKRDEYDLPDFTQLKKNFTKISQLIADGKVFAAHSVRVGGIAAAISKMSLGNEIGFAFSRQLEAKDLFMSDYGSIILEIADYVDIEVDLAGTNAYLLGTTTEKADIRLSGTMVSLAKVEKAYMGTLEKIFPTQTKTSAKKVHFTPHTAGGKIASRTTVAKPRIFIPVFPGTNCEYDSAKAFERVGGIADTLVIRNLTASAVEESVEAIVKGINEAQIVMLPGGFSAGDEPDGSGKFIAAMFRNPRIKEAITSLLKQRDGLMLGICNGFQALIKLGLVPYGEITDLTIESPTLTHNNIGRHVSCMVQTKVVSNLSPWFNNVQVGDIHTIAVSHGEGRFAADAEVVAKLRVKGQIATQYVDYAGAPSMNIPFNPNGSIEAIEGITSPDGRVLGKMGHSERIGTSVCMNVPGTKDQQLFAAGVRYYK; from the coding sequence TTGGGAGTAAAAAGAATTTATGTAGAAAAACGTCAAGGTTTTGATATACCGGCACAAGCTTTATTTGCTGACTTAGTAGAAAGTTTCAGTTTAGATAAATTAAAGCGAGTTCGTATGATTAATCGTTATGATATCGAAGGCATCAGTGATGAAGAATACGCAAAGGCTCGCAATATTGTTTTTTCTGAACCTCCAGTTGATTTAGTATATGATGAAGAATTGCCACAAATGAATAATACTCGAATATTTGCTGTAGAATATTTACCAGGTCAATATGATCAGACGGCAGACTCTGCAGCGCAATGTGTACAATTACTAACACAAAAAGAACGCCCTGTAATTTCTACGGCTAGAGTAATTGCGCTTGTAGGTGATATTACGGATGAAGAGTTTGTGAAAATTAAGAGCTATTGCATTAATGCAATTGAAAGTCGTGAAGCATCACTTGAAAAACCACAAACTTTGAATTTGCAAGTGGAAATTCCTGCTGATGTTAAAATATTAACTGGTTTTGTTAAGAAAAATGATGCACAGTTAAAAGCTTTTATGGAAGAGCAAGGTTTTGCGATGAGTTTTGAAGATTTGAAATTCTGTCAAAGCTATTTCCGTGATACGGAAAAGCGTGATCCTAGCATTACTGAAATTAAAGTGATTGATACTTATTGGTCCGACCATTGCCGTCATACAACTTTTATGACAAAAGTGGAAGCGGTTGAGTTCGAAGATGGGTATTTTTCTGAACCAATTAAAGAAGCTTATCGTTTATACTTAAAAGATCGCGAATTTGTTTATGGTGATACAGATCGCGATATTACGTTGATGGACATTGCCGTAATTGGGATGAAACAATTACGTAAATTAGGAAAAATTCAAGATTTAGATATTTCAGAAGAAATTAATGCATGTAGTATTGTGGTCAATGCGGATATAGATGGGAAAAATGAAGATTGGCTGGTTATGTTTAAAAATGAAACACATAATCATCCGACGGAAATTGAACCATTTGGTGGTGCGGCGACTTGCTTAGGTGGTGCAATTCGCGATCCACTTTCTGGCCGTTCTTATGTTTATCAAGCAATGCGTGTTACAGGTTGTGCCGATCCGCGTACGACTGTTGCCGATACGATGGCAGGAAAATTGCCACAAAAGAAAATTACATTAGGTGCAGCGACTGGGTATAGTTCTTATGGTAACCAAATTGGCTTGGCGACTGGACAAGTTGCTGAAGTATATCATGAAAACTTTGTTGCAAAACGTCTTGAAGTTGGTGCAGTTATTGCTGCAGCGCCAAAATGTAACGTTGTACGTGAAGTACCAGCCGTTGGTGATGTTGTTGTTTTAGTTGGTGGAAAAACTGGACGTGATGGTTGTGGCGGTGCAACTGGTTCATCAAAAGAGCATACGGAAGAATCATTAACAAGTTGTGGTGCTGAAGTACAAAAAGGAAATGCGCCAACGGAAAGAAAAATTCAACGGTTATTTAGAAACCCAGAAGTTAGCCGAATGATTAAGCGTTGTAATGATTTTGGTGCAGGCGGAGTTGCCGTTGCAATTGGTGAGTTAACAGACGGACTTGTCATTAACCTTGATGCTGTGCCGAAAAAATATGAGGGGCTCGATGGTACTGAACTTGCGATTTCCGAGTCCCAAGAGCGTATGGCTGTCGTAATAAAAAAAGCAGATGTAGAAAGATTTGTTCGTTACGCAGATGAAGAAAATTTAGAGGCAACGCTTGTTGCTGAAGTGACCGATAATGAACGTTTAACGATGAATTGGCGTGGAAAACCTATTGTAAGTTTAAGTCGTGATTTCTTAAATACAAATGGTGTAAAACAAGTGGTTGATGTAAAAGTAGCTGCACCGGTAGAAAAGGAAAACTACTTACGTAAGATACCAGTTGCAGTAGAAGATCAGATGGATGATTTAGAGAAAGCATGGCTTGCCAACTTATCGCAACTAAACGTATGCGGTCAAAAAGGATTAGTGGAACGATTTGATGCAACAATAGGTGCAAATACTGTACTGATGCCATTTGGGGGTAAATATCAAAAAACTCCTGCGGAAGGTATGGTTGCGAAACTTCCAGTTTTGGGTGGCGAAACGAATACGGCTACAGCAATGACGTTTGGTTTTGATCCATATTTATTAGAATGGAGTCCGTTCCATGGTGCAATGTATGCTGTTGTTGAGTCAGTTGCAAAAATTGTTGCTTTAGGTGGACATTATGATAGCATTCGTTTAACTTTCCAGGAATATTTTGAACGTCTTGGCAAAGAAAGTATTCGTTGGGGAAAACCATTTAGTGCGTTGTTAGGTGCGTTAAAAGCGCAACATGAATTTGCTATTCCGGCAATTGGTGGTAAAGACAGCATGTCCGGAACATTTAAAGATATTAATGTCCCTCCATCCTTGATTTCTTTTGCTGTCGATGTAGTAGAAGCAGATAAAGTTATTTCTCCAGAATTTAAAAAGGGAAATAGTAGAGTCGTTGTTGTTCCAGCAAAACGTGATGAGTATGATTTACCAGACTTTACGCAGCTGAAGAAAAACTTTACAAAAATCAGTCAATTAATCGCAGACGGTAAAGTATTTGCGGCGCATAGTGTACGTGTGGGTGGTATAGCTGCTGCAATCAGTAAGATGTCATTAGGTAATGAAATTGGTTTTGCTTTCAGTCGTCAGCTAGAAGCAAAAGATTTATTTATGAGTGATTATGGCTCTATTATTTTAGAAATTGCAGATTATGTAGATATTGAAGTAGATTTAGCTGGAACTAATGCTTATCTATTAGGGACGACAACAGAAAAAGCGGATATTCGTTTAAGTGGTACAATGGTATCTTTAGCAAAAGTAGAAAAAGCTTATATGGGTACGTTAGAGAAAATATTCCCAACCCAAACGAAAACAAGTGCGAAAAAAGTTCACTTTACTCCACATACTGCGGGAGGGAAAATTGCATCTCGTACAACTGTTGCTAAACCGCGTATTTTTATTCCTGTATTTCCGGGAACGAATTGTGAATATGATTCAGCGAAGGCTTTTGAAAGAGTTGGCGGCATTGCCGATACGTTAGTGATTCGTAATTTAACTGCAAGTGCAGTTGAAGAATCTGTAGAAGCGATTGTAAAAGGAATTAATGAAGCGCAAATTGTAATGCTTCCAGGTGGATTTAGCGCAGGAGATGAGCCAGACGGTTCTGGTAAATTTATTGCTGCAATGTTTAGAAATCCTCGTATAAAAGAGGCGATAACTTCATTATTAAAGCAACGTGATGGCTTGATGCTTGGTATTTGTAATGGTTTCCAAGCACTTATTAAATTAGGACTTGTGCCATATGGTGAGATTACAGATTTAACAATAGAAAGTCCAACGTTAACACATAATAATATTGGACGCCATGTATCTTGCATGGTACAAACGAAGGTCGTATCTAATTTATCTCCTTGGTTCAATAATGTCCAAGTAGGCGATATTCATACAATTGCAGTCTCACATGGCGAAGGTCGTTTTGCTGCGGATGCGGAAGTTGTTGCTAAACTTCGTGTGAAAGGGCAAATTGCAACGCAATATGTTGATTATGCAGGTGCTCCAAGTATGAATATTCCATTTAATCCGAATGGTTCAATAGAGGCAATTGAAGGGATTACAAGCCCTGATGGACGTGTATTAGGTAAAATGGGGCATTCGGAGCGTATCGGTACATCAGTTTGTATGAACGTTCCAGGAACGAAAGATCAGCAGTTATTTGCAGCCGGCGTTCGTTACTACAAATAA